One stretch of Variovorax sp. 54 DNA includes these proteins:
- the sctL gene encoding type III secretion system stator protein SctL yields MGLAFLITTENLQLLSERKVLKENEYAALLDASAVVETARREARRIVQQAVQDAEASRRQGYEEGLQRAKAEYASQLLSDTMASERQLHALRASMAQIVVKAVGQFVADAEPAALFEAALLRVDTLIRHEPFITVRVAPAQEATLRDVLARLRADANWTMTVSLVADAALPAGACVVQTASGVLEIGVDAQLEAFRRAVERSGVIDGAEGGR; encoded by the coding sequence ATGGGATTGGCTTTTCTGATCACCACCGAGAACCTGCAGCTCCTGAGCGAGCGCAAGGTCCTCAAGGAAAACGAGTACGCCGCGTTGCTCGACGCCTCGGCCGTGGTCGAGACTGCGCGGCGCGAGGCGCGGCGCATCGTGCAGCAGGCCGTGCAGGACGCCGAGGCCAGCCGCCGGCAGGGCTACGAAGAAGGCCTGCAGCGCGCCAAGGCCGAGTACGCGAGCCAGTTGCTGAGCGACACCATGGCCAGCGAGCGGCAGCTGCATGCGCTGCGCGCGTCCATGGCGCAGATCGTCGTCAAGGCCGTGGGCCAGTTCGTCGCCGACGCCGAACCGGCGGCGCTGTTCGAGGCGGCGCTGCTGCGCGTCGACACGCTGATCCGCCACGAACCCTTCATCACCGTGCGCGTGGCGCCCGCGCAGGAGGCCACCTTGCGCGACGTGCTGGCGCGCCTGCGCGCTGACGCCAACTGGACCATGACCGTGAGCCTCGTGGCCGACGCGGCACTGCCCGCCGGCGCCTGCGTGGTGCAGACCGCATCGGGCGTGCTGGAGATCGGCGTCGATGCGCAGCTCGAAGCCTTTCGCCGCGCGGTGGAGCGCAGCGGCGTCATCGACGGCGCGGAGGGCGGCCGATGA